Proteins encoded by one window of Actinomycetota bacterium:
- a CDS encoding lipoate--protein ligase family protein, which yields MAREWRLIVDGAVDGAMNMGIDEALLESVANGGPPTLRIYRWDRPTVSLGRFQRLADVAPAVRAREGVPVVRRPTGGRGVLHGREVTYSVAATVHDGVPRGTAASYAHLCEGLTSAFRLLGVPAELTRRDRGARSGACYLHATRADLSLGAAKLSGSAQVWRRDAVLQHGSVVIERDVALEAALFRLDGPAEARLAVAAVGLAEVLGETPGPEQVERALVEGFGAGLGVAFTPGELTADERERAARRAVDAACDV from the coding sequence ATGGCTCGCGAGTGGCGGCTCATCGTCGACGGCGCGGTCGACGGCGCGATGAACATGGGGATCGACGAAGCGCTGCTCGAGTCCGTGGCGAACGGCGGTCCGCCGACCCTGCGCATCTACCGCTGGGACCGTCCGACGGTCTCGCTCGGCAGGTTCCAGCGACTGGCCGACGTGGCCCCGGCCGTCCGCGCGCGCGAGGGCGTCCCGGTGGTCCGCCGGCCGACGGGCGGCCGAGGCGTGCTCCACGGCCGGGAGGTCACGTATTCGGTGGCCGCCACGGTGCATGACGGTGTCCCTCGAGGCACTGCGGCCTCGTACGCACACTTGTGCGAGGGGCTGACCTCGGCATTCCGGCTGCTCGGAGTGCCCGCGGAGCTCACGCGACGCGATCGTGGCGCGCGGTCGGGTGCGTGCTACCTTCATGCGACGCGAGCCGACCTGTCTCTCGGCGCCGCCAAGCTGTCCGGCTCGGCGCAGGTGTGGCGGCGCGACGCCGTGCTGCAGCACGGATCGGTCGTGATCGAGCGCGACGTCGCGCTCGAGGCGGCGCTGTTCCGTCTGGACGGGCCTGCGGAGGCCCGGCTCGCGGTTGCGGCCGTCGGTCTGGCCGAGGTGCTCGGCGAGACGCCCGGCCCCGAGCAGGTCGAACGCGCGCTCGTCGAGGGGTTCGGCGCCGGGCTCGGGGTCGCGTT
- a CDS encoding glycine dehydrogenase subunit 2, with protein MSERLVHTPAGAPARGPREAIFELGVPESACVGAPALDVPDVDLGEALGGAARRMPPVLPHVTELEMMRHYGHLAEMNFGVDSGTYPLGSCTMKHNPRVCEDACRLEGFAGLHPSQPAATVQGALELMASLAEALGEVSGLPGVTLQPAAGAHGELTALLVFRAALTERGDARRKVVIPDTAHGTNPATVSMCGYETVTVPSDGHGLVDVAALRAALDEDVAALMLTNPNTLGLFDPNVCEITAAVHEAGAYAYCDGANLNAILGVARPGDMGFDALHINLHKTFATPHGGGGPGAGPVCVTPELAELLPGPLPVRAPDGTLALEAPARSIGRVRSFLGNFGVLVRAYTYLRAVGGDGLREVAEQAVLSANYLKALLEDVYEVPYGRGCMHEFVLSGSALKRDHGVRTLDVAKRLLDHGIHPPTVYFPQLVEEALMIEPTETEPLAALDALARALSAIAREAAEDPELVRGAPYTTPVRRLDEARAVKQPELRWRPAG; from the coding sequence GGCGCTCGACGTGCCCGACGTCGACCTGGGAGAGGCCCTCGGCGGCGCCGCACGGCGCATGCCGCCGGTCCTGCCGCACGTCACGGAGCTCGAGATGATGCGGCACTACGGCCACCTCGCCGAGATGAACTTCGGCGTGGACTCGGGCACGTACCCGCTCGGATCCTGCACCATGAAGCACAACCCTCGCGTGTGTGAGGACGCGTGCCGGCTCGAAGGCTTCGCCGGCCTGCATCCGTCTCAGCCGGCCGCCACCGTGCAGGGCGCGCTCGAGTTGATGGCGTCGCTCGCCGAAGCGCTCGGCGAGGTGTCGGGCCTGCCCGGCGTGACGCTGCAGCCGGCCGCCGGGGCCCACGGCGAACTCACCGCCCTGCTCGTGTTCCGCGCGGCGCTGACCGAGCGCGGCGACGCGCGGCGCAAGGTGGTGATCCCGGACACGGCGCACGGCACGAATCCCGCCACCGTCAGCATGTGCGGGTACGAGACGGTCACCGTGCCGAGCGATGGGCACGGGCTCGTGGACGTCGCGGCGCTACGTGCGGCCCTGGACGAGGACGTCGCCGCGCTCATGCTCACGAACCCGAACACGCTGGGGCTGTTCGACCCCAACGTCTGTGAGATCACCGCGGCCGTGCACGAGGCCGGCGCGTACGCGTACTGCGACGGCGCGAACCTCAACGCGATCCTCGGCGTGGCCCGCCCGGGCGACATGGGCTTCGATGCGCTGCACATCAACCTGCACAAGACGTTCGCGACCCCGCACGGCGGGGGCGGGCCCGGCGCGGGCCCCGTGTGCGTGACACCCGAGCTCGCCGAGCTCCTGCCCGGCCCGCTGCCGGTCCGCGCGCCGGACGGGACGCTGGCGCTGGAAGCGCCGGCGCGTTCCATCGGGCGCGTGCGCTCGTTCCTTGGGAACTTCGGCGTGCTCGTACGCGCGTACACCTACCTGCGGGCGGTGGGCGGTGACGGGCTGCGCGAGGTCGCCGAGCAGGCCGTGCTGTCGGCGAACTACCTGAAGGCGCTGCTCGAGGACGTCTACGAGGTGCCGTACGGGCGCGGCTGCATGCACGAGTTCGTGCTCTCGGGCTCCGCGCTGAAGCGCGATCACGGGGTGCGTACGCTCGACGTCGCGAAGCGGCTGCTCGACCACGGTATCCACCCGCCGACGGTCTACTTCCCGCAGCTCGTCGAGGAGGCGCTCATGATCGAGCCCACCGAGACCGAGCCGCTCGCCGCGCTCGATGCGCTCGCCCGCGCGCTGTCCGCGATCGCCCGAGAGGCCGCCGAGGACCCCGAGCTCGTACGCGGCGCGCCGTACACGACGCCCGTGCGCCGGCTCGATGAGGCGCGCGCGGTCAAGCAGCCCGAGCTGCGCTGGCGTCCCGCGGGGTAG